In Thamnophis elegans isolate rThaEle1 chromosome 13, rThaEle1.pri, whole genome shotgun sequence, one DNA window encodes the following:
- the POP5 gene encoding ribonuclease P/MRP protein subunit POP5, with translation MVRFKNRYFLCEIISEDPRCQQFIEERIVHNTVKNAVARIHGDFGFACCSIAFSVKYLNAYTGVVLFCCRKVFYRLLWSSLPFITHLENRSQHCPCSFNTLHVGATIRTCQKFIIQYNRNQLLLLLRNCTSEADIEAIQKSVQSCVLVGVERFRSEEEESEENLDMD, from the exons ATGGTGCGGTTTAAGAACCG GTACTTCCTCTGCGAGATCATCTCTGAAGACCCTCGCTGTCAGCAGTTCATTGAGGAGCGCATAGTGCACAATACGGTGAAGAATGCAGTTGCAAGAATACATGGAGACTTTGGATTCGCCTGTTGCTCTATTGCTTTTTCAG TAAAATACCTGAATGCCTACACCGGAGTGGTTCTCTTCTGCTGCCGGAAAGTTTTTTATCGGCTTTTGTGGTCGTCCCTTCCTTTTATTACTCACTTAGAAAATAGGAGCCAACACTGTCCCTGCTCTTTTAACACACTTCATGTTGGAG CAACAATACGAACCTGTCAGAAATTCATCATTCAGTACAACAGGAACCAGCTCCTGCTGCTGTTACGGAACTGTACCAGTGAAG CCGATATAGAAGCCATCCAGAAGTCGGTCCAGAGCTGTGTGCTTGTGGGAGTGGAGCGGTTTCGGAGTGAAGAGGAAGAGAGTGAGGAGAATCTGGATATGGACTGA